A genomic window from Brassica oleracea var. oleracea cultivar TO1000 chromosome C8, BOL, whole genome shotgun sequence includes:
- the LOC106312400 gene encoding protein PLANT CADMIUM RESISTANCE 2-like, with protein MEVKGKPQAEGEWSTGFCDSCSDCSSCCMTCWCPCVTVGRIAEIVDKGSTSCCAAGALYMLLTWFTGCGFIYSCHYRTKMRKQYNLKGSECGDCFKHFCCERCALTQAYRELTNRGFDVPLGWQGNAERQNVGVAMGAPVVQGGMMR; from the exons ATGGAAGTTAAAGGCAAACCTCAAGCTGAGGGTGAATGGTCCACCGGTTTCTGTGATTCCTGCTCGGATTGCTCCAGCT GTTGTATGACATGTTGGTGTCCTTGCGTTACCGTTGGCCGAATCGCAGAGATTGTAGACAAAGGTTCCACTT CATGCTGTGCGGCTGGTGCGTTGTACATGTTACTAACGTGGTTCACGGGCTGTGGATTCATCTACTCGTGCCATTACCGAACTAAAATGAGAAAACAATACAACCTTAAGGGTAGCGAATGTGGAGATTGTTTCAAACATTTCTGCTGTGAGCGTTGTGCCTTAACTCAAGCCTATCGCGAGCTCACCAACCGTGGTTTCGATGTACCCCTTG GATGGCAAGGAAACGCTGAACGTCAAAATGTCGGCGTTGCAATGGGTGCCCCGGTTGTGCAGGGCGGCATGATGAGATGA